From the Eriocheir sinensis breed Jianghai 21 unplaced genomic scaffold, ASM2467909v1 Scaffold23, whole genome shotgun sequence genome, one window contains:
- the LOC126990998 gene encoding alkylated DNA repair protein alkB homolog 8-like isoform X2, protein MEGCRRDWNKVKKKITRCIAILQRDLPDIYTSEHPTKHIFIGNAGLTTNADESSLVELITSVGCGLEALTLLPGKQYSFASFTTPEQARTVIVAAHGHLAVRGSTSPVYMAYVDKVPLDPSPIKFRFPPGLSVIEDFVSPKEELQLMNLVDWGATPSCTAQGSVMKHRQVRHFGYEFQYSTNRVDKGRPLAQGLPPAIDYLLWRIVERGCMPSVPDQLTINRYLPGQGIPPHVDTHSSFTDELLSLSLGGGVNMDFRYIGGSGGNGNGEGSKDKPPHYVVYLPSRSLCVMTGPARYEWSHGICPRMTDVVASRNSATGLQLLPRRERISFTFRKIRQGECTCNNANICDSYSKKQKSCSKGESKGCPTTPGEAPTDRSAARLEKEHVLEVYDQIAEHFSVTRHKPWPQVLEFVLSLPLGSMLLDVGCGNGKYMGHNKQVFQAGCDTSFELMKICNGRGFEVLTCNCLHLPYRDSIFDAVVCIAVIHHLATEGRRLAAVREMVRVLSVGGRGLIYVWAMEQRHGDKKSTYLKQNKEDIAKDDNNEESMSSNKPQDRADAGKTGAASLPVHVNRTEFMQQDMLVPWKLKPPRKYEAKCERRRCDRGCGVSHSCRNKKAQDTCDPGVDTLQITSNCGVLAAQENVRCDNCHSKSRKKAACAENRADQVFHRYYHVFKQGELELLCSQLNVRITKSFYDEGNWCVIFQKVS, encoded by the exons ATGGAGGGCTGCAGACGGGACTGGaacaaggtaaagaagaaaataacaagatgTATCGCTATCCTCCAGAGGGACCTCCCAGATATCTACACTTCAGAGCACCCAACCAAG CACATCTTCATAGGCAATGCAGGACTGACCACAAATGCAGATGAATCTTCCTTGGTGGAGCTGATCACGTCTGTTGGGTGCGGCCTGGAGGCCCTCACGCTGCTGCCAGGGAAGCAGTACAGCTTTGCCTCCTTCACCACCCCTGAGCAGGCCAGGACAGTGATAGTGGCAGCTCATGGCCATCTGGCTGTGCGTGGCTCCACCTCCCCCGTGTACATGGCTTATGTGGACAAAG TACCTCTGGACCCATCACCCATCAAGTTCAGGTTCCCGCCGGGCCTGTCTGTAATAGAGGACTTCGTCTCCCCAAAGGAGGAGCTACAGCTGATGAACTTGGTGGACTGGGGAGCCACACCCTCTTGTACAGCTCAAG GGAGCGTCATGAAGCACCGTCAGGTTCGTCACTTTGGGTACGAGTTCCAGTACAGCACCAACCGCGTGGACAAGGGGCGGCCGCTGGCCCAGGGGCTGCCCCCGGCCATTGACTACCTGCTGTGGAGGATTGTGGAGCGTGGCTGCATGCCGTCCGTACCCGACCAGCTCACCATCAACAGATACCTGCCCGGccagg GCATCCCCCCCCACGTTGACACCCACAGCTCCTTCACGGACGAGCTGCTCTCTCTCAGTCTGGGCGGCGGTGTCAACATGGACTTCCGGTACATTGGTGGCAGTGGAGGCAACGGAAACGGCGAGGGAAGCAAAGACAAGCCGCCTCATTATGTGGTGTACCTTCCCTCGAGGTCACTCTGTGTTATGACTGGCCCGGCACG GTATGAGTGGTCGCATGGCATCTGTCCGCGCATGACAGACGTCGTGGCCAGCAGGAACAGCGCCACGGGGCTCCAGCTGCTGCCACGCCGGGAACGCATCTCCTTCACCTTCAGGAAGATCCGGCAGGGGGAGTGTACGTGCAACAACGCCAACATCTGCGACTCTTACAGCAAGAAACAGAAGA GCTGCAGTAAGGGAGAGAGCAAGGGCTGCCCCACTACCCCTGGCGAGGCACCCACTGACAGGTCTGCCGCACGCCTGGAAAAGGAACACGTCTTGGAGGTGTATGACCAGATAGCGGAGCACTTCAGCGTCACGCGCCACAAGCCTTGGCCGCAGGTGctggag TTTGTATTGTCGCTGCCTCTGGGGTCCATGCTGCTGGATGTTGGGTGTGGCAATGGCAAGTACATGGGCCACAACAAGCAGGTGTTCCAG GCTGGTTGTGATACGAGCTTTGAGCTGATGAAGATCTGCAATGGGCGGGGTTTTGAAGTCTTGACGTGTAACTGCTTGCACTTGCCGTACCGTGACTCAATATTTGATGCCGTCGTGTGCATCGCCGTCATTCATCACCTGGCAACTGAG GGCCGGCGCCTGGCAGCTGTGAGGGAGATGGTGCGTGTTCTGAGTGTCGGGGGCCGCGGCCTGATCTACGTGTGGGCCATGGAGCAGCGGCATGGGGACAAGAAGTCAACCTACCTCAAGCAAAACAAGGAAGACATTGCCAAGGATGATAACAATGAGGAAAGTATGTCCTCCAACAAGCCTCAAGACAGAGCTGATGCGGGCAAAACGGgcgctgcctccctccctgtccaCGTGAACCGCACAGAGTTTATGCAGCAAGACATGCTGGTGCCCTGGAAGCTGAAGCCTCCCAGGAAGTATGAGGCAAAGTGTGAGAGAAGGAGGTGTGACCGAGGCTGTGGTGTGAGTCACAGCTGCAGAAACAAAAAGGCTCAAGACACCTGTGACCCGGGCGTAGACACACTGCAGATAACAAGCAATTGTGGCGTTCTGGCAGCACAGGAGAACGTGCGCTGCGATAACTGTCACTCCAAATCCAGGAAAAAAGCTGCCTGTGCTGAGAACAGAGCTGATCAAGTCTTCCACAGATACTATCATGTCTTCAAGCAGGGAGAGCTGGAGCTACTGTGCAGTCAACTCAATGTAAGAATTACTAAGTCTTTTTATGATGAAGGGAATTGGTGTGTGATCTTCCAGAAAGTAAGTTGA
- the LOC126990982 gene encoding protein phosphatase inhibitor 2-like isoform X1, giving the protein MADNLSKQPRKGILKNSSSFEGNERQREKGTKWDEMNILATLHPKDKDYGHMKIEEPKTPYAKYSEGDSGDEHEGLDADLLARKIQLGGNELPKALVEPEDEDSSDDEDISPEEREKRKIFEMKRKQHYNEYYAVKLARKLMEDDDEEDEDDCEEDESKKSTGKDEGVSTNDEKDTNMEEVIEGDDARSGGHSEKMAVVGEEQEVSELGS; this is encoded by the exons ATGGCAGACAACCTCAGCAAGCAGCCACGGAAGGGCATACTCAAGAATTCCTCGAGTTTTGAAGGGAACgagagacaaagaga GAAGGGTACAAAATGGGACGAAATGAACATCTTGGCGACGCTCCACCCCAAGGACAAAGACTACGGCCACATGAAGATCGAGGAGCCCAAGACGCCCTACGCCAAGTACAGCGAAGGGGACTCCGGGGATGAACATGAAGGGCTTGACGCTGACCTGCTAGCCAGAAA AATTCAACTGGGAGGCAATGAACTTCCCAAGGCACTGGTTGAGCCTGAAGATGAGGACTCGAGTGATGATGAAGACATCAGCCCTGAAGAAAGAG aaaagaggaaaatatttgaaatgaagagaaagcagCACTACAATGAGTACTACGCCGTGAAACTCGCCCGGAAGCTAATGGAAGACGAtgatgaggaggacgaagacgattgCGAAGAGGACGAGAGCAAAAAGTCCACAGGTAAAGATGAGGGAGTGAGTACAAATGATGAGAAAGACACAAACATGGAGGAGGTGATAGAGGGTGACGATGCAAGGTCAGGAGGTCACAGTGAAAAGATGGCAGTGgtgggggaggagcaggaggtcaGCGAGTTAGGCTCCTAA
- the LOC126990982 gene encoding protein phosphatase inhibitor 2-like isoform X2 — protein sequence MADNLSKQPRKGILKNSSSFEGNERQREKGTKWDEMNILATLHPKDKDYGHMKIEEPKTPYAKYSEGDSGDEHEGLDADLLARKIQLGGNELPKALVEPEDEDSSDDEDISPEEREKRKIFEMKRKQHYNEYYAVKLARKLMEDDDEEDEDDCEEDESKKSTGTHLSTI from the exons ATGGCAGACAACCTCAGCAAGCAGCCACGGAAGGGCATACTCAAGAATTCCTCGAGTTTTGAAGGGAACgagagacaaagaga GAAGGGTACAAAATGGGACGAAATGAACATCTTGGCGACGCTCCACCCCAAGGACAAAGACTACGGCCACATGAAGATCGAGGAGCCCAAGACGCCCTACGCCAAGTACAGCGAAGGGGACTCCGGGGATGAACATGAAGGGCTTGACGCTGACCTGCTAGCCAGAAA AATTCAACTGGGAGGCAATGAACTTCCCAAGGCACTGGTTGAGCCTGAAGATGAGGACTCGAGTGATGATGAAGACATCAGCCCTGAAGAAAGAG aaaagaggaaaatatttgaaatgaagagaaagcagCACTACAATGAGTACTACGCCGTGAAACTCGCCCGGAAGCTAATGGAAGACGAtgatgaggaggacgaagacgattgCGAAGAGGACGAGAGCAAAAAGTCCACAG gtacccatttatcgaccatctaA
- the LOC126990982 gene encoding protein phosphatase inhibitor 2-like isoform X3, with the protein MADNLSKQPRKGILKNSSSFEGNERQREKGTKWDEMNILATLHPKDKDYGHMKIEEPKTPYAKYSEGDSGDEHEGLDADLLARKIQLGGNELPKALVEPEDEDSSDDEDISPEEREKRKIFEMKRKQHYNEYYAVKLARKLMEDDDEEDEDDCEEDESKKSTEAEG; encoded by the exons ATGGCAGACAACCTCAGCAAGCAGCCACGGAAGGGCATACTCAAGAATTCCTCGAGTTTTGAAGGGAACgagagacaaagaga GAAGGGTACAAAATGGGACGAAATGAACATCTTGGCGACGCTCCACCCCAAGGACAAAGACTACGGCCACATGAAGATCGAGGAGCCCAAGACGCCCTACGCCAAGTACAGCGAAGGGGACTCCGGGGATGAACATGAAGGGCTTGACGCTGACCTGCTAGCCAGAAA AATTCAACTGGGAGGCAATGAACTTCCCAAGGCACTGGTTGAGCCTGAAGATGAGGACTCGAGTGATGATGAAGACATCAGCCCTGAAGAAAGAG aaaagaggaaaatatttgaaatgaagagaaagcagCACTACAATGAGTACTACGCCGTGAAACTCGCCCGGAAGCTAATGGAAGACGAtgatgaggaggacgaagacgattgCGAAGAGGACGAGAGCAAAAAGTCCACAG AAGCAGAAGGTTAA
- the LOC126990998 gene encoding alkylated DNA repair protein alkB homolog 8-like isoform X1, translating to MEGCRRDWNKVKKKITRCIAILQRDLPDIYTSEHPTKHIFIGNAGLTTNADESSLVELITSVGCGLEALTLLPGKQYSFASFTTPEQARTVIVAAHGHLAVRGSTSPVYMAYVDKVPLDPSPIKFRFPPGLSVIEDFVSPKEELQLMNLVDWGATPSCTAQGSVMKHRQVRHFGYEFQYSTNRVDKGRPLAQGLPPAIDYLLWRIVERGCMPSVPDQLTINRYLPGQGIPPHVDTHSSFTDELLSLSLGGGVNMDFRYIGGSGGNGNGEGSKDKPPHYVVYLPSRSLCVMTGPARYEWSHGICPRMTDVVASRNSATGLQLLPRRERISFTFRKIRQGECTCNNANICDSYSKKQKSEFGCSKGESKGCPTTPGEAPTDRSAARLEKEHVLEVYDQIAEHFSVTRHKPWPQVLEFVLSLPLGSMLLDVGCGNGKYMGHNKQVFQAGCDTSFELMKICNGRGFEVLTCNCLHLPYRDSIFDAVVCIAVIHHLATEGRRLAAVREMVRVLSVGGRGLIYVWAMEQRHGDKKSTYLKQNKEDIAKDDNNEESMSSNKPQDRADAGKTGAASLPVHVNRTEFMQQDMLVPWKLKPPRKYEAKCERRRCDRGCGVSHSCRNKKAQDTCDPGVDTLQITSNCGVLAAQENVRCDNCHSKSRKKAACAENRADQVFHRYYHVFKQGELELLCSQLNVRITKSFYDEGNWCVIFQKVS from the exons ATGGAGGGCTGCAGACGGGACTGGaacaaggtaaagaagaaaataacaagatgTATCGCTATCCTCCAGAGGGACCTCCCAGATATCTACACTTCAGAGCACCCAACCAAG CACATCTTCATAGGCAATGCAGGACTGACCACAAATGCAGATGAATCTTCCTTGGTGGAGCTGATCACGTCTGTTGGGTGCGGCCTGGAGGCCCTCACGCTGCTGCCAGGGAAGCAGTACAGCTTTGCCTCCTTCACCACCCCTGAGCAGGCCAGGACAGTGATAGTGGCAGCTCATGGCCATCTGGCTGTGCGTGGCTCCACCTCCCCCGTGTACATGGCTTATGTGGACAAAG TACCTCTGGACCCATCACCCATCAAGTTCAGGTTCCCGCCGGGCCTGTCTGTAATAGAGGACTTCGTCTCCCCAAAGGAGGAGCTACAGCTGATGAACTTGGTGGACTGGGGAGCCACACCCTCTTGTACAGCTCAAG GGAGCGTCATGAAGCACCGTCAGGTTCGTCACTTTGGGTACGAGTTCCAGTACAGCACCAACCGCGTGGACAAGGGGCGGCCGCTGGCCCAGGGGCTGCCCCCGGCCATTGACTACCTGCTGTGGAGGATTGTGGAGCGTGGCTGCATGCCGTCCGTACCCGACCAGCTCACCATCAACAGATACCTGCCCGGccagg GCATCCCCCCCCACGTTGACACCCACAGCTCCTTCACGGACGAGCTGCTCTCTCTCAGTCTGGGCGGCGGTGTCAACATGGACTTCCGGTACATTGGTGGCAGTGGAGGCAACGGAAACGGCGAGGGAAGCAAAGACAAGCCGCCTCATTATGTGGTGTACCTTCCCTCGAGGTCACTCTGTGTTATGACTGGCCCGGCACG GTATGAGTGGTCGCATGGCATCTGTCCGCGCATGACAGACGTCGTGGCCAGCAGGAACAGCGCCACGGGGCTCCAGCTGCTGCCACGCCGGGAACGCATCTCCTTCACCTTCAGGAAGATCCGGCAGGGGGAGTGTACGTGCAACAACGCCAACATCTGCGACTCTTACAGCAAGAAACAGAAGAGTGAGTTTG GCTGCAGTAAGGGAGAGAGCAAGGGCTGCCCCACTACCCCTGGCGAGGCACCCACTGACAGGTCTGCCGCACGCCTGGAAAAGGAACACGTCTTGGAGGTGTATGACCAGATAGCGGAGCACTTCAGCGTCACGCGCCACAAGCCTTGGCCGCAGGTGctggag TTTGTATTGTCGCTGCCTCTGGGGTCCATGCTGCTGGATGTTGGGTGTGGCAATGGCAAGTACATGGGCCACAACAAGCAGGTGTTCCAG GCTGGTTGTGATACGAGCTTTGAGCTGATGAAGATCTGCAATGGGCGGGGTTTTGAAGTCTTGACGTGTAACTGCTTGCACTTGCCGTACCGTGACTCAATATTTGATGCCGTCGTGTGCATCGCCGTCATTCATCACCTGGCAACTGAG GGCCGGCGCCTGGCAGCTGTGAGGGAGATGGTGCGTGTTCTGAGTGTCGGGGGCCGCGGCCTGATCTACGTGTGGGCCATGGAGCAGCGGCATGGGGACAAGAAGTCAACCTACCTCAAGCAAAACAAGGAAGACATTGCCAAGGATGATAACAATGAGGAAAGTATGTCCTCCAACAAGCCTCAAGACAGAGCTGATGCGGGCAAAACGGgcgctgcctccctccctgtccaCGTGAACCGCACAGAGTTTATGCAGCAAGACATGCTGGTGCCCTGGAAGCTGAAGCCTCCCAGGAAGTATGAGGCAAAGTGTGAGAGAAGGAGGTGTGACCGAGGCTGTGGTGTGAGTCACAGCTGCAGAAACAAAAAGGCTCAAGACACCTGTGACCCGGGCGTAGACACACTGCAGATAACAAGCAATTGTGGCGTTCTGGCAGCACAGGAGAACGTGCGCTGCGATAACTGTCACTCCAAATCCAGGAAAAAAGCTGCCTGTGCTGAGAACAGAGCTGATCAAGTCTTCCACAGATACTATCATGTCTTCAAGCAGGGAGAGCTGGAGCTACTGTGCAGTCAACTCAATGTAAGAATTACTAAGTCTTTTTATGATGAAGGGAATTGGTGTGTGATCTTCCAGAAAGTAAGTTGA